The Dermacentor silvarum isolate Dsil-2018 chromosome 7, BIME_Dsil_1.4, whole genome shotgun sequence genomic sequence GCAGCATTCGCTGGTCATTCCTGAGTATATAAGTTATACACCATGCAATATTGATTTGAACTTTTTACCGatcacgccaactgcaacgataGCACTTGGTCCATTTTTTTTGCTTCTCACTAAATGTGTATGTTCTGCATATCAACTTTTTATAGCGAATGCTAATAACTTTGACGTAATTGTTTCTATTTTCATGAATCGTTCGATCGGAGATTATTTACAAGTGGCCCAAGCGCAATGCGTTATAACGCATCAATGTGCGCTTTCCTTGTGCATCCTAGATAGGCGCAATGAGAAATTCATGGGGGTATAGAATTAAAAAGCATGCGTGCTTACATTTGCATGTTTGAATAGTTTCGCCGATAGGGAATTTCGAAATACTGcgtaactttatggtgcaatcatctgtgcCACTTAGCGGCAACGCTAGCTGAAATTCTGTAGCGGCTATAAAGTTTATTGCTAGTACAATGCAAGTCATTGTACATGACGGTGTCCTATACTATTTTTCTGTATGAAAAGCATATCGCACCGCGTAGTAGTGTCGCCTGCTTCCCGCTTTATTATAGGCTTAGGTCCTATCCCAGAAAGCTGTGTCTCGCgttcttttcatttttcatgACCAGCTGGCACAGCAGGTGTAAATTCCTAGCCGCAGAAATAATCGTCAAAGAAAGAACAGGCGCCATGCTGTAGGAGAGTTTCGTGTTGGTACATATTTCTAAAATGAAAAACAGCGAATACGAGTAGAAGGGACAAGAATCTGAGACAAACGCAACGCTAACTTGTAGCAGCGTGTTTATTTTGCGCGTCGCCAGATATATCTACATTGACGAGAAGGGGGAAGGCGGAGAGGCTGAGAACCGGGACAACGCCTCGACAGAAAAAGGGAGGGGGGAAGAGAAGAGGTTTGGTCAGACGAACCGCGACACAAGACGCCCTCCGTTAGAAGAGAACTAAACACAAAAATAGAGAGAGTGAAAGAACACCGCGCCACACAATTATGAATCTTGAGGGACGGCTGAAAGCGGTTAAGTTACCGACCTAAAGAGAATTTAGGGAAAGGCACGCGCACGGGGCACTAAGCACTGAGAACGAAGAGCGAGTAGAAGGTTAAAGGTGATTAAAGGAAAATAGAAtgggaaaacaaagaaaatgaacGCTGCCGAATAAAATTAACTTCTGGTTAAAAAAATGATATAAGcttaatgaaaagaaagaaatacgaaaaaaataataagcttcaAGTGGGTGAACTCTTTTTGCACAGATAGCTTCCTGACACCCGTTTCCCTCTCACCCAGAAAATAGCGTAGGCCTCGAAAATGTCCCGCGTGTATTGGTGTGGAAACGAAATGCGCCAACAACTGAATACGGGCCCGCGTCCACACGAGCTGCAGTGCAAAGCCGGAATGCTAACGCTGCTTGGGGAGGACTTGAGCGAGCTGGTCGCTTAAGCACCGCCTCGTTTGCCTGATATACGACCGACCGCTAGACAGCGGTACTTGGTACACCGCTTCCCTGCGGCACAGAAAAAACCGTAACGTGTTTCGTGTCCCATGATGCAGGCCCGCCCTACTCGGCATTCACCTTCTATTATACAGGCTACACAGGCGACCCGAAGTTGAAAACACAACGCGCACTTCAACCTTCCCCCTCGTACGTTTCAACAAATTCGACACCTTGTGCACGTAGAGTATGTCGGCAATGTTGAAGTTGTCCTTGTTGTTCTCGGCACCACGGTCTCCAATTCCTGGTTACATGAAGAGTAGCTTCTTGGTGATACTGCGCAGGTGGCAGCCCTAGCACGGCTGAAAACATGCGACCCTCACACCACTTCACTCAGGAAAGCTCCTAGGCATGGTCGGTGGCGGCCTGGTCATTGTCGGCCGGTTGACTATTTGGAATGCTTTTCAATATTCGATTAAACTGTTCGCTGACCTTTGCGTCTTATATGATCTAATCAATAAACCAAACAATGTTTTGACTTCGCAAAGTGGCATACATAAGCTCTCGTCGTTGTGGTACATATGATTCATCAACCTTAAATTTTAACAGTGAAAAGCAAGAAATCACAGTCCAGGTCACAGCGTAagatggtagagcggctcaagagtagctacaatttcggcaccacgcacaacaaggtctttgcggcaaagtctcttcgcctcgttttgacgagaacaacctgaactgtccgcccggcgtcgacggcgagctgcggcttgtaatgctctttacacagcagtctgctgagcccgatgatgtctggttgtagccgcgcaggTTCGCTtctatgattcgcttcttcagcagcggttcgtacctcgccaggagacgccataacgtgtaccgaagagccatccagaatacgtggcgcacttCTCACATCCCTTGATCCATGGCTACGTTGTTGATGTTGACGATGTTTGTTTTTGAAATTTTCataacgggctggtgacaaattgtcacctagcctgcttgagttaactaGGTCCAGTTAcctgcagcatgcaactgctatatgcaacttgcaTGTCGAGAACGCTGCGTTTTCAGgcgctttaactagatggcgccaccatactggcggaggttccggatcgcgttgattgctggcctcgtctgaatcgcatctcgtcgtctgcgcctgcgcgcctgcctagggcgcgtttatagggcatttgtTTCCGCTgtctgatagcaagcgcttgcgtgactcagtggtaaagtatcctaCGCcagcgcagcgggcctgggtttgatcccgACGGGGactgggtactttttttcgcatttccggcgatagcggttacggtcaccagcagcggcggcggacaccattgcGAACCGAAAGGAATATTGGAAagagctcataacagcttacgctgtaaaagtatCGCGCATTCCGTATCAAATTCAGACTCCCATTTACAGCCTCAAGGGTACACCTCTAGTAACTTTTTTCTCTTAAAGATATCTCGggatacacatcacacacaacatttttggaatactAATGTTGAGTTTTCAATTAGCAATACCAACCGCATGCTGAGTATAGCGCTCTCACGTGTAGCCAGTATGTCTTCTATGAAATCAACGCTTGGTCTACCTTTTCTCGAATCACGGCGTATGTGATCTGACTTGagtttgtttattacgatttattttattactcccgctccTTAAAGGACAATTtcttctacctcccacctacatTTCTTCTTGCAGCGGCCACGAATTCATAGTGGTACATGCCGTACTAGCCATTTTTACCACGCACGAGCAAAGGCTGGGATCATCTGCCTCCGTCTTCAAAAAATCCGCGTTTGCAGCTTTCTTgtttacgaaaaagaaaaaaaaaagctggccaCTTTTTTATGTAAGGCTTTCGGGCTTTCACCCTATACTAACATAAGTAAATTAATGTAGCCAAATCGAATGAGATCCATGTGCCCGCTTTTTGGGTGTAACTTAAACGTTGTGTGCCGCTCAGGGTTTTGTCGCGAGCTTTCTTAAATACGGCTCCCGCTACTTCGCTTCCATTCATTTTTTTTCGAGGGGTGAGGTTATTTTATTCGACTAGAATCAAGAAATGCATGGGGCAAGTTGACAAGTGGTGCTCTGCGCCGAACTACCCCCTTACACaaacgttgtcttgctctaccgttctccttggataaacagcgcaaaaaaaaaagaaaagaaaacattcatTCAGCACTTCGCGTTGTTCTACAGGCACATTTGTCATCCTTTACATTTCaactataatatataataaaatgaGCACAAATGCTACTGCTCGTTCAGCTGCAacatcttctgaaaaaaaataactaaatacaaataaataaattaaaaaattacaccaccttcccgaggggaaccatgggctgatgcggagcatcgcggtcgttataacggcgttcacgcgatgtgatatGGTACGCTCgcgtgcagcatcgggagcagcctctcgttgttgacgttaacacgcggcttcccgttctcgaacttcgggttccgccgctcgcttcgtacgtttacgtagaacgtcacggtcccgaacctcaggttctgctgctcgacgttctcgaaccgacgcggcttcacgttgccgaagctcaggatccgctgctcgacgttcatgaaccaacgcggcttcacattctcgaaggtcgggttacgctgctcgcttcgtacgtttgcgttgaacttcacggtcccgaacctcaggttctgctgctcgacgttctcgaaccgacgctgcttcacgttgccgaagctcaggatccgctgctcgacgttcatgAACCAACGCGggttcacgttctcgaaggtcgggttccgccgctcgcttcgtacgtttacgttgaacttcacggtcccgaacctcaggttctgctgctcgacgttcacgaaccgacgctgcttcacgttgccgaagctcaggatccgctgctcgacgttcatgaaccaacgcggcttcacattctcgaaggtcgggttacgctgctcgcttcgtacgtttgcgttgaacttcacggtcccgaacctcaggttctgctgctcgacgttctcgaaccgacgcggcttcacgttgccgaagctcaggatccgctgctcgacgttcatgAACCAACGCGggttcacgttctcgaaggtcgggttccgccgctcgcttcgtacgtttacgttgaacttcacggtcccgaacctcaggttctgctgctcgacgttctcgaaccgacgctgcttcacgttgccgaagctcaggatccgctgctcgacgttcatgaaccaacgcggcttcacattctcgaaggtcgggttacgctgctcgcttcgtacgtttgcgttgaacttcacggtcccgaacctcaggttctgctgctcgacgttcacgaaccaacgcggcttcccgttctcgaaggtcgagttccgccgctcgcttcgtacgtttacgttgaacttcacggtcccgaacctcaggttctgctgctcgacgttctcgaaccgacgcggcttcacgttgccgaagctcaggatccgctgctcgacgttcatgaaccaacgcggcttcacgttctcgaaggtcgggttccgccgctcgcttcgtacgtttgcgttgaacttcacggtcccgaacctcaggttctgctgctcgacgttcacgaaccaacgcggcttcccgttctcgaaggtcgagttccgccgctcgcttcgtacgtttacgttgaacttcacggtcccgaacctcaggttctgctgctcgacgttctcgaaccgacactgcttcacgttgccgaagctcaggatccgctgctcgacgttcatgaaccaacgcggcttcacgttctcgaaggtcgggttccgccgctcgcttcgtacgtttacgttgaacttcacagtcccgaacctcaggttctgctgctcgacgttctcgaaccaacgcggcttcacgttgccgaagctcaggatccgctgctcgacgttcatgaaccaacgcggcttcacgttctcgaaggtcgggttccgccgctcgcttcgtacgtttacgttgaacgtcacggtcccgaacctcaggttctgctgctcgacgttctcgaaccgacgcggcttcacgttgccgaagctcaggatccgctgctcgacgttcatgaaccaacgcggcttcacgttctctaaggtcgggttccgccgctcgcttcgtacgtttgcgttgaacttcacggtcccgaacctcaggttctgctgctcgacgttctcgaaccgacgctgcttcacgttgccgaagctcaggatccgctgctcgacgttcatgaaccaacgcggcttcacgttctcgaaggtcgggttccgccgctcgcttcgtacgtttacgttgaacttcacggtcccgaacctcaggttctgcggctcgacgttcacgaaccaacgcggcttcccgttctcgaaggtcgagTTCcaccgctcgcttcgtacgtttacgttgaacttcatggtcccgaacctcaggttctgctgctcgacgttgtCGAACCGACGcggcttcacgttgccgaagctcaggatccgctgctcgacgttcatgaaccaacgcggcttcacgttctcgaaggtcgggttccgccgctcgcttcgtacgtttgcgttgaacttcacggtcccgaacctcaggttctgctgctcgacgttctcgaaccgacactgcttcacgttgccgaagctcaggatccgctgctcgacgttcatgaaccaacgcggcttcacgttctcgaaggtcgggttccgccgctcgcttcgtacgtttacgttgaacttcacggtcccgaacctcaggttctgctgctcgacgttctcgaaccgacgctgcttcacgttgccgaagttcaggatccgctgctcgacgttgacgcttcgaagcggcttcgcgttctcgaagtgtggaatccgctgctcgacgctgacgtttcgaagcggcttcgcgttggcgaactgaatctggatccgctgcgcgtcgccgacgtttacgttctgcgtcgcgagctcttctctgcgcagccttgtcttcagaggtgctcgcggttctgttaatgaactggctgctgctgtttgaagatgtgccagacagttcgttgacagattcgttggcgtccattcagcgcatcggacggcgcagcgggactaaaccgaagcagcaactgaggcagcggcgcatgcaccgggtttatataagcagctggcgcggagaggaggaggagagagagaggcgcgcatgcgcgcgctatcacacaggtggcggatgaagacgcggagggagaagcgcgttatcgaacagatggcgtggagagggggcgAGGAGGACAGAGGCGTTGTCGCACaactggcgtggagagaatgaggagaggtgcggacggacgccgacgccaacgacgccgcgggacaggccgccgctataagatgctccgcatctaaaatagaaaagaacaaagaaaaaaaagcgtgtgCGTGTCGTCCTTCACCACTTCCAGCAAGtatgaaaacacgtatatatatatatatatatatatatagtaagtgAGCAAGCAAAGTGAAGTGACGAAGCCAAGAATTTCGCTCTCACAGCTTTTCCCACCGTCCCCTCACTTTGCAGTATGGAAGGTGTGCACTGCCTattatgcgcacagccgagcctgcgctgctactcagaaccggatgggtgcacaaagaagcgtgaatgatgccctgtcaaatttgttgctccatACGGCACCCCGGCCACTAccaaaaaaacgtggtgactctcggaggaGGAGGTACCTGTACaaattctgcttctgcctgtgagctgccCACTTCGCTTGCACCAAGTTTTGCTTGCGAAACAggcatcaactagcccagcaacgttctcagtaccagcggcttggcCTCCGCGATTACAAGCTTGATGCCACTCTGCTATCGGGTTAAACATGAATAACTAGCCAAACGTCTCAACATAGCAGCGTCGGAAAACTGCATTTTCTGCGAAATAAGATCGTGACTATAGGAAACCAAATGATtccaaggtaagtacaattgtcttatttttagtCTCAAGTATATTGTTTCAAATAAGCGCATTGCCTAatatttgtcttgttttttttacaGACATAATGTACGGACGCTAACGAACACGGTGACTTAAACATCGCGACCTTTTTTTTCTACGTAGACGgtgcttcagcgtcagctgaaacgcactatCTGTTCGAAAACAACgtagcacggcacatttcggctgggaCATTCACGAAGACCAAAGTTGTATTGCCGTAATTCCTtgctcaggaagtacattctgcgagctgactggtgttcagaacttcctgcatcGCCAGAATATGTTGTTTTGTAGCTTGGGTATTTATCATGAAATCCTTCACCTTTCTTTGATATCTCTGTTCTAAAAGCTCATGCATTGCAAAAGGCtgagtacagctacccacaagcacttacgggAAATCTTGTGACGAAGACCAAGCATAATTCACCGTAATTGGCTAGTTGGAACGAAAAgcgcatattttgatgcagctgTGCTTTCTACTTCTTTTTTGCGTATTTCTGATTTTTTCTTTCAGcgtaaaaaaaacttttttcgaAGGGAGGGATCATGcctgtgggaggttgccttcaatataatgaacgccatcatcgGCCGTGCAGTTGAACTGTCGTACAGCCTGCATGGTAAGAAAATCAAGAGAGCCTTTTTAACATACGGCTATGCAGGGTGACAACGGGTACTATGTATTTGAgtaactttctgtgggcctagttggtgcatacttgataaactttttaaagcgcaaacaatAGACAGGGCACAAATGGAAGGTCAGACACAGGATAGGCGCTACTTTTAAACTGTTTATTCCACAATGTCTTTGAAATATATATGCAAAAGGCACATGCGCATGGAAATaaaaaatggaaataaaaatgGAAATGTGTTaatggaaataaaaaaagaaagaaaacgccataaggaaaatgaaaaaaaaatgataaggACAATGTTTTAAGAAATGCCTGACTAATTTACATGTGCGTCGAGGCATCCAAACTCTTTTGCGTAGAAACTTAAAGGGGGTTCACTGATGCAACCTTCCCCTCTCTTTTTTTATGCGATAAGCTTCCAGTATCAAGCGGACCTCATCATTGTGGCTCCAACCAAGAATCCTCGCGTCAAAAAAGAATGCCTCACAACCATCATAACTGTGGTTGCTGAGGGTCTGTTGCAGAagtttaagaaagaaaaaaaaaggaaataaagatttcaggggggggaggggggggggggtaacacgCCGTACATCCACAAAGTTTCGCATACCCTCAAGAAGGTCACCAATAGGCAAGAAGTTggagtgttttttgttttttttttcagcccccaACAAACTCGAGCGTCTTTGCCCTCGCATAGCCACAGCAGGCGAAACAAGGCCAGGTTGCCGTACGATCCACGTTCCGCCCTATCTGAGCTGCACCTGCGGGGTTGTTTATGAAATTCCTTTGCTCTGTGGCAAAAACTATATTCGTCAATATtgtaaagtgccttttattgcattttagaaCGCTGCAACCAggctgcgtggtcacgagctcagagtTCTTGGTTGCGCCACTTCGCTCTCCTCgtcttcgctcgctcgttcaAACGCGAATATAAACACTTCCCCCCTCTAGTGAACCCTTAACATATCTTAGTCAATTTTATGTTGACATGTTGAAATGCCTAGTCGCTCTGGCGCCATCAGAACACGTCCATAAAGACTGCGTGGTATACGATCGGGAGCGGTTTGCGACTGTTCGGTTCGCTGCGTTCTTTCGGGCGTCCCGGCTTCAGTGGGCAAATCCGGGGACGCATTAGGAGACGAGTCAAAAGCCGTGGGTGCATCTTCTGTCGGACGTAGGGCCCCTGAACTGAgtaaaggcacgttcacacccAAGGCGGAGCAGGCAAGCGGACAGGCGGATCCGGCCAAGCGGCTGCGGATTTTTCCCTTTGCGGAAAATACGCGGCCGCTTGGCCGGATCGCACTCCGACCAATTTTTCCGCGCAGAAAAGTTGGCTGctttggccgcagccaatgagAATTCGAGATGGCAGAAGCGCTGGTAAACGAGTGTAAACATCCGGTCAAGATAATGCAAATGGCGTCCACCATGTCTGAACCAGCTGTGTTCCCTGTGGACCTGCTGGACACAATCAAGCAGTACCGGGTCCTGTACGACAAATGCAGCCCGCGGTACAAAAAAGCCGACTGTAAGAAAAAGCTATGGAAGGAGATTACGCAGGATTTCGGTGTGCCTAGTAAGTGCACAGCATCTAGTTCGCATCCGTGAAATTTCGAGATGCTCCGCCTCCCCGGCAGCGAGACAACTTGGCCGGTCTGAACAGCCGCGCGTGCTCTCCGCCTCGCCGCTTTAAAAAACCGCTTGGCCGCTTGGCCGCTTGGCCGCTTGGCCGCTTGGCCGCTCCGCTTTCGGTGGGAACGGGTCGGTCTTTTTGTAGTGAAACGGTTGTGTTCGAGTGAGCGATTTCCTGGACAAGAATAATAGGGTCATTCTTGAACTGCGTTTTCAATCAACGTATATCTTCTTTTTATATCATCCACGTGACGCCTGTCACCTGTGCTGCCTGCCATCCTGAGTCATCGTTGCAAAGGACCTTTTGCCGCATTCTTCAACTACTACAGCGGGTAGCCAGGCAGGGTTATTGTTCAGGAAATTCGTTATCCACACCTTGTCACCTGACACATAATTTTTTCTCATGTCGTCTTTTGGGGGGATGTAGCGCATCCAGATGAGACGGAAGCTGCCTACCAAACATTAATTCTGCTGGCATTTTCTGCGTTGTGGTGTGCGGTGTCGTATGCTGCTTAAATAATAACCGTGACAGGAGAGGCTTCCATCCGTCAGTTTCTTGAGTGCCATCTTCGTTTCGGCAACCACGAGCTCCGCTTGTGCATTTGTGGCCGGGTGATAGGGAGCTGATG encodes the following:
- the LOC125947271 gene encoding uncharacterized protein LOC125947271, producing the protein MAMSSRPHTRKRSLVFVDGSVAAQQKLALCQQSRNLEESQVGSDYYAGSPVARLHTHEEEITSWDLFKEKLRDLFGNPLGRQLNAKKALATRVQTSTESYMSYIFDVFALCSKADPNKLEDEKDPLLDVHEPTRVHVLEGRVPPLASYVYVELHGPEPQVLLLDVLEPTLLHVAEAQDPLLDVHEPTRLHILEGRVPPLASYVCVELHGPEPQVLLLDVHEPTRLPVLEGRVPPLASYVYVELHGPEPQVLRLDVHEPTRLPVLEGRVPPLASYVYVELHGPEPQVLLLDVLEPTLLHVAEVQDPLLDVDASKRLRVLEVWNPLLDADVSKRLRVGELNLDPLRVADVYVLRRELFSAQPCLQRCSRFC